One Blattabacterium cuenoti DNA window includes the following coding sequences:
- a CDS encoding alpha-ketoacid dehydrogenase subunit alpha/beta, with translation MKRFYDFFNKSSFDSFKKMVIKDYKLAVISRETSILGRKEVLNGRAKFGIFGDGKEIPQIAMSKVFRNGDFRSGYYRDQTFMMAIGVLTVNNFFSQLYAHSNIELEPSSSGRMMTSHFSTRSLDNYGCWNDISKQKNSSADTSPTASQMPRLLGLAQASKIYRKLKILKKTHKKFSNNGNEVAFGTIGNASVAEGLFWESLNAASVLQIPIIISIWDDEYGISVPNKYHFSKKNISDLLKGFCRNQKEKGIEIIKVNGYDYINLIKTYIEADEIARKEYIPVIIHVKNLTQPQGHSTSSSHENYKSKNRLKWEIKNDGLKIFREWILNFKFNGIKIIKNHNILHKIDIESKKYVIKKQKEAWIHFKKSINSIRFHALEIIKNIKKEHPNCNWIKEYTNDLYNDNIITKKSIFFPIRRLLCSLSQIKSNSFIHSNSKKILIKWMKTQYRKESNNYSSHLYSNSIYSFKNFYEIFPTYNYSSLEVDGRIILRENFDRLLKLYPDLLIFGEDVGKMGDVNKGLEGLQKKYGKTRVFDTGVRESTIIGQGIGLAMRGLRPIVEIQYIDYILYALQIISDDLACLQYRTKGGQKSPLIIRTRGHRLEGIWHSGSPIGGIINYLRGVLILVPRNMVKAAGFYNTLLSSDDPALVIECLNGYRIKERLPNNLGVFKTPIGIVEKTRKGKDITIVTYGSTWKIVNEAAEELFKFNINSEIIDIQSLIPFDLQQDIVKSLKKTNKLLIVDEDVPGGASAYIMQKILEDQNGYYYLDSPPNTITAKEHRPPYGSDGDYFSKPSVEDIIEKVIKIINEN, from the coding sequence ATGAAAAGATTTTACGATTTTTTTAATAAATCATCTTTTGATTCATTTAAAAAAATGGTGATAAAAGATTATAAATTAGCAGTAATAAGTCGTGAAACTAGCATCTTAGGACGAAAGGAAGTTCTTAATGGAAGAGCAAAATTCGGAATTTTTGGAGATGGAAAAGAAATACCTCAAATCGCTATGTCTAAAGTATTTAGAAATGGAGATTTTCGTTCTGGATATTATAGAGACCAAACCTTTATGATGGCTATTGGTGTATTAACTGTAAATAATTTTTTTTCACAATTATATGCTCATTCTAATATAGAATTAGAGCCCTCTTCTTCAGGAAGAATGATGACATCACATTTTAGTACAAGATCTTTGGATAATTATGGATGTTGGAATGATATATCTAAACAAAAAAATTCTAGTGCAGATACGTCTCCTACAGCATCTCAAATGCCTAGATTATTAGGGTTAGCTCAAGCATCAAAAATATATAGAAAATTAAAAATTTTAAAAAAAACACACAAAAAATTTTCTAATAATGGAAATGAAGTTGCTTTTGGAACTATTGGTAACGCAAGTGTTGCTGAAGGTTTATTTTGGGAATCTTTAAATGCAGCATCAGTATTACAAATTCCAATAATAATTTCAATTTGGGATGATGAATATGGAATTTCAGTGCCTAATAAATATCATTTTTCAAAAAAAAATATTAGTGATTTATTAAAAGGATTTTGTAGAAATCAAAAAGAAAAAGGTATAGAGATTATTAAAGTAAATGGATACGACTATATTAATCTTATAAAAACATATATTGAAGCTGATGAAATAGCTCGTAAAGAATATATACCTGTTATAATACATGTTAAAAATTTAACTCAACCTCAAGGACATTCTACTTCTTCTTCACATGAGAATTATAAATCCAAAAATCGTTTAAAATGGGAAATTAAAAATGATGGATTAAAAATATTTAGAGAATGGATTTTAAATTTTAAATTTAATGGAATTAAAATCATAAAAAATCATAATATTTTACATAAAATAGATATTGAATCAAAAAAATATGTAATAAAAAAACAAAAAGAAGCATGGATTCATTTTAAAAAATCTATAAATTCAATTAGATTTCATGCATTGGAAATAATAAAAAATATAAAAAAAGAACATCCTAATTGTAATTGGATTAAAGAATATACTAATGATTTATATAATGATAATATAATAACAAAAAAATCTATATTCTTTCCGATAAGAAGATTGTTATGTTCATTAAGCCAAATAAAATCTAATTCATTTATTCATTCAAATTCAAAAAAGATTTTGATTAAATGGATGAAAACACAATATAGAAAAGAATCGAATAATTATTCTTCACATTTATATAGTAATTCTATCTATTCTTTTAAAAATTTTTATGAAATTTTTCCAACATATAATTATTCCTCTTTAGAAGTTGATGGAAGAATTATTTTAAGAGAAAACTTTGATAGATTATTGAAATTATATCCTGATTTATTAATCTTCGGAGAAGATGTTGGGAAAATGGGGGATGTCAATAAAGGACTAGAAGGTTTACAAAAAAAATATGGAAAAACCAGGGTTTTTGATACTGGTGTAAGAGAGTCTACTATTATAGGACAAGGTATAGGATTGGCTATGAGAGGATTACGTCCTATAGTTGAAATACAATATATAGATTATATTTTATATGCATTACAAATTATTAGTGATGATCTTGCTTGTTTACAATATAGAACTAAAGGAGGACAAAAATCACCACTAATTATTAGAACAAGAGGTCATCGTTTAGAAGGAATATGGCATTCTGGATCCCCCATAGGGGGGATTATCAATTATTTAAGAGGAGTTTTGATCCTCGTACCTAGAAATATGGTAAAAGCAGCTGGCTTTTATAATACATTATTATCATCAGATGATCCAGCTTTAGTAATTGAATGTTTAAATGGATATAGAATTAAAGAAAGATTACCTAATAATTTAGGAGTTTTTAAAACTCCTATTGGAATAGTAGAAAAAACAAGAAAAGGAAAAGATATTACTATTGTTACTTATGGATCTACATGGAAAATTGTAAATGAAGCAGCCGAAGAGTTATTTAAATTTAACATAAATAGTGAAATTATTGATATTCAATCTTTAATTCCTTTTGATTTACAACAAGATATAGTAAAAAGTTTAAAAAAAACTAATAAACTACTAATTGTAGATGAAGATGTCCCAGGTGGTGCTTCTGCTTATATTATGCAAAAAATATTAGAGGATCAAAATGGATACTATTATTTAGATAGCCCTCCTAATACCATAACAGCCAAAGAACATAGACCACCTTATGGATCAGATGGAGATTATTTTTCTAAACCTTCTGTTGAAGATATTATAGAAAAAGTAATAAAAATTATAAATGAAAATTAA
- a CDS encoding glycerol-3-phosphate dehydrogenase/oxidase: MKNFLNRKKFLNVLKNVDIWDIIIIGGGSTGVGIALDSSSRGYKTLLLEQEDFSKGTSSRSTKLIHGGIRYLAQGNIKLVFEALKERGFLLKNAPHLVKKKKFVIPIFNIGMGFLYWSGLKLYEWLSGSLSFGKSIFLSKNDIIKNFPEIRNEKLKGGILYYDGQFDDSRLIINIAQTCVQHKGILLNYFKVNQLKKENGKISGVLATDIENNKEYSISSKVVINATGVFSNYISRMDQLDSNILIKPSQGTHIVLSKSFFKSKNALVIPKTTDGRVLFCVPWYDHVLIGTTDTLLKKSNIDPSPLEEEIDFILQNFKRYFTTEPKKSDILSAFSGLRPLFYPKFNNKETKDISRSHKIVVNPSGLINIIGGKWTTYRKMGEETVNKAIKIGKLIKKPSITKNLKIHGSNYISNNENYYWDRYGEDQFYIGKLIKNDPILGKKLFYKNKMFSFTEAEVIWMVRYEMARTVEDILARRFRLLFLNARKSIDIAPRVASLMAKELSRDKEWEKSQIASFKQLAMRYYYPPLKGR, from the coding sequence ATGAAAAATTTTTTAAATAGAAAAAAATTTTTAAACGTTTTAAAAAATGTTGATATCTGGGATATAATTATTATTGGAGGTGGATCTACTGGAGTTGGTATTGCTCTAGATTCCTCATCTAGAGGATATAAAACACTTCTTTTAGAACAAGAAGATTTTTCTAAGGGTACTTCTAGTAGAAGTACTAAACTAATTCATGGAGGAATAAGATATTTAGCTCAAGGAAATATAAAATTAGTTTTTGAAGCATTAAAAGAAAGAGGTTTTTTATTAAAAAATGCACCTCATTTAGTAAAGAAAAAAAAATTTGTTATACCAATTTTCAATATTGGAATGGGATTTCTTTATTGGTCTGGTTTAAAATTATATGAATGGTTATCAGGATCTCTAAGTTTTGGGAAATCTATTTTTTTATCTAAAAATGATATAATAAAAAATTTTCCTGAAATTAGAAATGAAAAATTAAAAGGTGGTATATTATACTATGATGGTCAATTTGATGATTCTCGTTTGATTATAAATATAGCACAAACTTGTGTTCAGCATAAAGGAATATTATTAAATTATTTTAAAGTTAATCAATTAAAAAAAGAAAATGGAAAAATATCTGGGGTTTTAGCTACAGATATTGAAAACAATAAGGAATATTCTATTTCTTCTAAAGTTGTTATTAATGCTACTGGAGTTTTTTCTAATTATATTTCAAGAATGGATCAACTTGATTCTAATATATTAATTAAACCTAGTCAAGGAACACATATTGTTTTAAGCAAATCTTTCTTCAAAAGTAAAAATGCTTTAGTTATACCTAAAACTACAGACGGTCGGGTTTTATTTTGTGTTCCATGGTATGATCATGTTTTAATAGGAACAACGGATACTCTTTTAAAGAAAAGTAATATTGATCCATCACCTTTAGAAGAAGAAATTGATTTTATTTTACAAAATTTTAAAAGGTATTTTACTACTGAACCAAAAAAAAGTGATATATTAAGTGCATTTTCTGGTTTACGTCCTCTTTTTTATCCTAAGTTTAATAATAAAGAAACTAAAGATATTTCTAGATCTCATAAAATTGTAGTTAATCCATCTGGATTAATAAATATAATAGGAGGTAAATGGACTACATATAGAAAAATGGGAGAAGAAACGGTTAATAAAGCTATTAAAATAGGAAAATTAATAAAAAAACCTTCTATAACAAAAAATTTAAAAATTCATGGATCCAATTATATATCTAATAATGAAAATTATTATTGGGATAGGTATGGAGAAGATCAATTTTATATTGGAAAATTAATAAAAAATGATCCTATTTTAGGAAAAAAATTATTTTACAAAAATAAAATGTTTTCTTTTACCGAAGCAGAAGTAATATGGATGGTACGTTATGAAATGGCAAGAACTGTTGAAGATATTTTAGCAAGAAGATTTCGTTTATTGTTTTTAAATGCAAGAAAATCAATAGATATAGCACCAAGAGTAGCATCGTTAATGGCTAAGGAACTTTCTCGTGATAAAGAATGGGAAAAGTCACAAATAGCATCTTTTAAACAACTAGCTATGCGGTATTACTATCCTCCATTAAAAGGAAGATAA
- a CDS encoding LemA family protein, translating into MKKIFLTFIISLLVLSFIIGLWSINVYNNLIKLNEKVNNQWAQVENVYQRRLDLIPNLVNTVKGSSLFENKTLNQVIEARSKASNIQLNSNELNQNEIDKFQKKQENLNHYMGKFLIILENYPNIKSTENFYELQHQLEGTENRINIEKNKFNEEVNNFNTYRSQFPRILLANSFKIFKEKGYLKSIKSNQSITVDFSNFLN; encoded by the coding sequence ATGAAAAAAATTTTTTTAACATTTATAATATCTTTATTAGTATTATCGTTTATTATTGGATTATGGAGTATTAATGTATACAATAATTTAATTAAACTTAACGAAAAAGTAAATAACCAATGGGCACAAGTTGAAAATGTTTATCAAAGAAGATTGGATTTAATTCCAAATTTAGTAAATACAGTAAAAGGATCATCATTATTTGAAAATAAAACTTTAAACCAAGTGATAGAAGCTAGATCAAAAGCAAGTAATATTCAATTAAATTCAAACGAATTAAATCAAAATGAAATAGATAAATTTCAAAAAAAACAAGAAAATTTAAATCATTATATGGGAAAATTTTTAATTATACTAGAAAATTATCCCAATATAAAATCTACAGAAAATTTTTATGAATTACAACATCAACTAGAAGGAACTGAAAATAGAATAAATATAGAAAAAAATAAATTTAATGAAGAAGTAAATAATTTTAATACCTATCGTAGTCAGTTTCCTAGAATATTACTAGCAAATTCTTTTAAAATATTTAAAGAAAAAGGTTATTTAAAATCTATTAAATCAAATCAATCTATTACTGTGGATTTTTCTAATTTTTTGAATTAA
- the argS gene encoding arginine--tRNA ligase produces the protein MNKNYFQPVEKIIRIAILSIYKKKIINLDFQYPKNKDFGDISLVLFSLSIDLNKPIKEIGENIGNYVNNALNGSIKFFILKGFLNFIFNNDYYVSLLKEMSNSDFFYEIKKNFFLKKKKIMIEYSSPNANKPLHLGHLRNILIGSSMSNILKMIGHDVIQIQIINDRGIHICKSIVAWKKFGKGMTPINKNIKGDHFVGKYYSIFEKVYREELKKYKIKETPILKCARILLKKWEKGDVKTVDLWKKMNNWVYNGFTDTYKKLGVNFNITEYESDIYNIGKKIIKNGLKKGIFFKKKDESIWIDFDTKGFSPKLLLRSDQTSVYITQDIGNAIKRFKEFNMDSMIYVVGKEQETHFKILFKILKDLGYLWINKLFHFSYEMVFLPTGKMQSRIGNIVDIDYIISKMTSIAKNNFYEKKLIKKYKKDKVISYEKIGLSALKYYFLKINPKKKIIFDPLKSINFKGKTGVYIQYTYSRIRSLERKFFKNCYLINNYWNNTTFSIYEKNVIKVINKYPFVLIKSSNNFDPSLLANYVYEVSKTFNRLYQKKKLIDVTNIVYSNICMNIIHITGNILKSGMNLLGIDVIDRM, from the coding sequence ATGAATAAAAATTATTTTCAACCTGTAGAAAAGATTATTAGAATAGCAATATTGAGCATTTACAAAAAAAAAATTATAAATTTAGATTTTCAATATCCTAAAAATAAGGATTTTGGTGATATTTCTTTAGTGTTATTTTCATTATCTATCGATCTTAATAAACCTATTAAAGAAATAGGAGAAAATATAGGAAATTATGTTAATAATGCATTAAATGGATCTATTAAATTTTTTATTTTAAAAGGATTTTTAAATTTTATTTTTAATAATGATTATTATGTATCCCTTCTTAAAGAAATGTCTAATTCAGATTTTTTTTATGAGATAAAAAAAAATTTTTTTTTAAAAAAAAAAAAAATAATGATAGAATATTCATCTCCTAATGCTAATAAACCTCTTCATTTAGGTCATTTAAGAAATATCCTTATTGGATCATCTATGTCAAATATATTAAAAATGATTGGACACGATGTAATACAAATACAAATAATTAATGATAGAGGAATACATATATGTAAATCTATAGTTGCATGGAAAAAATTTGGAAAAGGTATGACTCCAATTAATAAAAATATTAAAGGAGATCATTTTGTTGGTAAATATTATAGTATTTTTGAAAAAGTTTATCGTGAAGAGTTAAAAAAATATAAAATAAAAGAAACTCCTATATTAAAATGCGCAAGAATATTATTGAAAAAATGGGAAAAAGGAGATGTGAAAACTGTAGATTTGTGGAAAAAGATGAATAATTGGGTTTATAATGGATTTACAGATACTTATAAAAAATTGGGGGTAAATTTTAATATAACAGAATATGAAAGTGATATATACAATATTGGAAAAAAAATTATAAAAAATGGTCTTAAAAAAGGAATTTTTTTTAAAAAAAAAGATGAATCAATTTGGATTGATTTTGATACAAAAGGATTTTCTCCAAAACTTTTATTAAGATCTGATCAAACTTCAGTATATATAACTCAAGATATAGGTAACGCTATAAAACGTTTCAAAGAATTTAATATGGATAGTATGATTTATGTTGTCGGAAAAGAACAAGAAACTCATTTCAAAATTCTATTTAAGATCCTAAAAGATCTTGGATATTTATGGATTAATAAATTATTTCATTTTTCATATGAAATGGTTTTTCTTCCAACTGGAAAAATGCAATCTAGAATTGGAAATATTGTTGATATAGATTATATAATATCAAAAATGACATCAATAGCAAAAAATAATTTTTATGAAAAAAAATTAATAAAAAAATATAAAAAAGATAAAGTTATTTCTTATGAAAAAATAGGATTAAGTGCTCTCAAATATTATTTTCTTAAAATAAATCCTAAAAAAAAAATTATTTTTGATCCTTTAAAATCTATAAATTTTAAAGGAAAAACTGGAGTATATATTCAATATACCTATTCAAGAATCCGTTCTTTAGAACGAAAATTTTTTAAAAATTGTTATTTAATAAATAATTATTGGAATAATACTACATTTAGTATATATGAAAAAAATGTAATTAAAGTTATTAACAAATATCCATTTGTACTAATAAAGTCATCCAATAACTTTGATCCATCTTTATTAGCAAATTATGTTTACGAAGTATCTAAAACATTTAATCGTTTATATCAAAAAAAAAAATTAATAGATGTTACAAATATTGTTTATAGTAATATTTGTATGAATATAATTCATATAACAGGAAATATTTTAAAATCTGGAATGAATTTATTAGGAATAGACGTGATAGATAGAATGTAG
- a CDS encoding nucleoside-diphosphate kinase, translating to MIRNYYGKITLSIIKPDAIQNGYTFPILMMIFKAGFSIKSIKTMKISKKLAIKFYDEHKNKYFFSHLIDFITSGPVLSMILNKNNAVKDFRKLIGDTNPTVAKKGTIRNLYATSLNMNAIHGSNSNENAIKESLFIFSNSSILL from the coding sequence ATGATACGAAATTACTATGGAAAAATAACTCTTTCTATCATAAAACCAGATGCAATACAAAATGGATATACGTTTCCTATATTAATGATGATATTTAAAGCAGGATTTAGTATAAAATCAATAAAAACAATGAAAATATCCAAAAAATTAGCTATAAAGTTTTATGATGAACACAAAAATAAATATTTTTTTAGTCATTTAATAGATTTTATTACTTCTGGTCCTGTTTTATCAATGATTTTAAATAAAAACAATGCAGTAAAAGATTTTAGAAAATTAATAGGAGATACGAATCCAACAGTTGCAAAAAAAGGTACAATACGAAATCTATATGCAACATCTTTAAACATGAATGCTATTCATGGTTCTAATTCTAATGAAAACGCTATTAAAGAATCTTTATTTATTTTTTCCAATTCTTCAATTTTATTATAA
- the ffh gene encoding signal recognition particle protein gives MFKNLKEKIDQSFNILKGNKITEINVSIVLKDIGKALIDSDVNHNIVINFIKKVKTKSIGKKVLQSLNPKQQIIKFVYDELTQLMGGKKVDLNLSKNPSIILICGLQGSGKTSFASKLSFFLKKKGYYPLLVAADIYRPAAIEQLNSLANKIDVPLFYLKNNKNVIDIVNQSIIYANKKNKNIIIIDTAGRLAIDNFMMDEIKKISENVNPSETLFVVDSMIGQDAINSARLFSKTLNIDGLVLTKLDGDNKGGVAITISDIVKKPIKFISNGEKIENIEIFHPDRMADRILGMGDVVSFVEKVQEQFDEKRARKIHKKILKNQFNFYDLLDQIKRIKKIGNIKNIISMIPGMNKSYFNNKISFEKIESIILSMTPYEKKNPEVFYSHTGISRKNRISNGSGNTINDIDTFLKQFHNMNKVMKKINVNMNNNLIKDFLSKMTKK, from the coding sequence ATGTTTAAAAATTTAAAAGAAAAAATTGATCAATCCTTTAATATTTTAAAAGGAAATAAAATAACAGAAATTAATGTTTCTATTGTTTTAAAAGATATAGGAAAAGCTCTTATAGATTCAGATGTTAATCATAATATTGTAATAAATTTTATTAAAAAAGTAAAGACAAAATCTATTGGAAAAAAAGTATTACAATCTTTAAATCCAAAACAACAAATTATAAAATTTGTTTATGATGAATTAACTCAACTTATGGGAGGAAAAAAGGTAGATTTAAATCTATCTAAAAACCCTTCAATTATATTAATTTGTGGATTACAAGGTAGTGGAAAAACATCATTTGCTTCTAAATTATCTTTTTTTTTAAAAAAAAAGGGTTATTATCCTCTTTTGGTAGCCGCAGATATTTATCGTCCAGCAGCCATAGAACAATTAAATTCATTAGCAAATAAAATAGATGTACCTCTATTTTATTTAAAAAATAATAAAAATGTTATTGATATTGTAAATCAATCTATTATTTATGCAAATAAGAAAAACAAAAATATAATTATTATTGATACCGCTGGTAGATTAGCAATAGATAATTTTATGATGGATGAAATAAAAAAAATTAGTGAAAACGTGAATCCATCTGAAACCTTATTTGTAGTGGATTCTATGATTGGACAAGATGCTATTAATAGTGCAAGATTATTTTCAAAAACATTGAATATTGACGGTCTTGTATTAACTAAATTAGATGGTGATAATAAAGGAGGAGTAGCTATAACTATATCAGATATAGTTAAAAAACCGATTAAGTTTATTAGTAATGGAGAAAAAATAGAAAATATAGAAATTTTTCATCCAGATAGAATGGCTGATCGTATCTTGGGGATGGGAGATGTTGTTTCTTTTGTAGAAAAAGTTCAGGAACAGTTTGACGAAAAAAGAGCTAGAAAAATTCATAAAAAAATATTGAAAAATCAATTTAATTTTTATGATTTATTAGATCAAATAAAAAGAATAAAAAAAATTGGAAATATAAAAAATATTATTTCTATGATTCCTGGAATGAATAAAAGTTATTTTAATAATAAAATATCTTTTGAAAAAATTGAATCTATAATTTTATCTATGACACCTTATGAAAAAAAAAATCCTGAAGTATTTTATTCTCATACTGGTATCAGTAGAAAAAATAGGATTTCTAATGGTTCTGGTAATACTATAAATGATATAGATACATTTTTAAAACAATTCCATAATATGAATAAAGTAATGAAAAAAATTAATGTTAATATGAATAATAATCTTATAAAAGATTTTTTATCAAAAATGACTAAAAAGTAA
- a CDS encoding TPM domain-containing protein, producing MKIFLKQILFTLLIFFINFISIMANDFHITDPPYKIYPIQDYAKILSKKQIHNLNKSIISYYKKTSTEILVCIVKTTHNNDINLIAQKLGEKWKIGKSKKNNGIVILLSVEEKKISIQNGYGIEPYITDILTNKIIKKVKPLLKKNMYYDSIDYCTKEIYKKLNNSFQKEKSNTKAFPFIMIIIWIISIFIIIFISPYISPYIMSNNSLLNIFIITNFLKNYNVENDDDFFNGFGEGGHFGGGGSDESW from the coding sequence ATGAAAATTTTTTTAAAACAAATATTATTTACATTATTAATTTTTTTTATAAATTTTATTTCAATAATGGCAAATGATTTTCATATTACTGATCCTCCTTACAAAATATATCCAATTCAAGATTATGCAAAAATTTTATCAAAAAAACAAATACATAATCTAAATAAAAGTATTATTTCATATTATAAAAAAACATCTACAGAAATTTTAGTATGTATCGTTAAAACTACTCATAATAACGATATAAATTTAATAGCCCAAAAGTTGGGAGAAAAATGGAAAATAGGGAAATCAAAAAAAAATAATGGGATAGTTATTCTACTATCGGTAGAAGAAAAAAAAATATCTATTCAAAATGGATACGGGATAGAACCTTATATTACTGATATTTTAACAAATAAGATAATAAAAAAAGTTAAACCTTTATTAAAAAAAAATATGTATTATGATTCTATAGATTATTGTACAAAAGAAATATATAAAAAATTAAATAATTCTTTTCAAAAAGAAAAATCTAATACAAAGGCTTTTCCATTTATAATGATCATAATATGGATTATTAGTATTTTCATTATTATATTTATATCACCATATATATCACCATATATAATGAGTAATAATTCATTATTAAATATATTTATTATAACAAATTTTTTAAAAAATTATAATGTTGAAAATGATGATGATTTTTTTAATGGATTTGGAGAAGGAGGTCATTTTGGAGGTGGTGGATCGGATGAGTCTTGGTAA
- a CDS encoding branched-chain amino acid aminotransferase, with protein sequence MKIRKTICSRIKNINFNNISFGKYYSDHMFISKFNNGRWKDSIIKPFEKILLSPISLVFHYGQAVFEGMKAYKDKKNKVFLFRPEENFKRINKSAIRLEMPAIPENIFMNGLKKLVDIDRNWIPKSYGKSLYIRPFLIATSGILSAKPSKDYIFIIISTPVDSYYNHPLKVKIEENYSRSVKGGVGFAKAAGNYASSFYPTKIANNEGFDQILWTDSSTHTKIEELGTMNVFFLLKDKLITPKANDSILRGITCNSILTLAREEKIIVEERDLNVLEVIEGIKKGDLKEAFGCGTAAVIIFFQSISYKGNNYYLPDLSKPERLSLRLKKKLLDIQHNLSKDIFGWRVLLKKNI encoded by the coding sequence ATGAAAATAAGAAAAACTATATGTTCAAGAATAAAAAATATAAATTTTAATAATATTTCTTTTGGTAAATATTATTCAGATCATATGTTTATTTCAAAATTTAACAATGGAAGATGGAAAGATTCTATAATTAAACCATTTGAAAAAATATTGTTATCTCCTATATCATTAGTTTTTCATTATGGACAAGCTGTATTTGAAGGTATGAAAGCATATAAAGATAAAAAAAATAAAGTTTTTTTATTTCGTCCAGAAGAAAATTTTAAAAGAATAAATAAATCTGCGATTCGTTTAGAAATGCCTGCTATACCTGAAAATATATTTATGAATGGATTAAAGAAGCTTGTAGATATAGATAGAAATTGGATACCAAAAAGCTATGGAAAATCTTTATATATTCGTCCTTTTTTAATAGCTACAAGTGGAATTTTATCAGCAAAACCATCTAAAGATTATATATTTATTATTATATCAACTCCAGTTGATTCTTATTATAATCATCCTTTAAAAGTTAAAATAGAAGAAAATTATAGTAGATCTGTAAAAGGAGGAGTAGGATTTGCAAAAGCTGCAGGAAACTATGCATCGTCATTTTATCCAACTAAAATAGCAAATAATGAAGGATTCGATCAAATTCTTTGGACCGATTCTTCTACTCATACAAAAATAGAAGAATTAGGAACTATGAATGTATTTTTTTTATTAAAAGATAAATTAATAACGCCAAAAGCGAATGATAGTATATTAAGAGGAATTACTTGTAATAGTATACTTACTCTAGCTAGAGAAGAAAAAATTATAGTAGAAGAAAGAGATTTAAATGTTTTGGAAGTTATAGAAGGAATAAAGAAAGGTGATCTAAAAGAAGCTTTCGGATGTGGAACCGCTGCTGTTATAATTTTTTTTCAATCTATTAGTTATAAAGGAAATAACTATTATCTTCCTGATTTATCAAAACCAGAAAGATTATCACTTCGACTAAAAAAAAAATTATTAGATATACAACATAATTTATCAAAAGATATTTTTGGTTGGAGAGTTTTATTAAAAAAAAATATATAA